One Mycolicibacterium sp. ND9-15 genomic window, GGCGGCGGCCCGGGCGGCGGCCACCGGCTCGGATCTGGATACCGTTGAGTCCCTTGCCCGTTCGGCGGTGCAGCGCACGCACGCGTTCATCGTGGTGCACCGGCTGGACAACCTGCGTCGCAGCGGGCGGATCGGCGCCGCGGCCTCGTGGTTGGGTACCGCGTTGTCGGTCAAACCGCTGCTGAGCCTCGATGTCGACGGCCGGCTCGTGCTCGACCAACGGATCCGGACGACAAGCAGGGCGCACGCGGCGATGGTGGACCGTGTCGCCGATCTCGTGGAAGACCGTCCGGCGTCGATCGCGGTCCACCACGTCGACAATCACGACGGAGCCGACGAGGTCGGCGCCGCGCTGACGGACCGGCTTCCTCAACTCGAAATGCTCGCCGTCAGGGATATGGGTCCGGTGCTGTCGATCCACCTCGGCACGGGCGCGATCGGCGTGGTCGTCCAACTCGCGGAGTAGTCGCGCGCTGTTGCGTCGGCCCGGGAGCCGGGACTAGTTTACGGGTGATGCCGTCTCACCAGGACGCTGATCTGAAGGACCTGGCTCGCGCTGAACGGGCCGATCTGGCGGCGTTCCTTGCCGACCTGACGCCCGAGCAATGGCATCACCCCAGCCTGTGAACCAAATGGACCGTCAATGACGTTGTGACGCATGTGGTCAGCTACGAAGAGCTCAGCGCCCTCGGGTTGCTCAAGCGGTTCGCCAAAGGCCGCGTCGTGCACGCCAATCAGGTTGGAGTCGATGAATTCGCGACGCTGTCACCACGCGAGATGCTCGCGTACCTGAACCGGCACCTGTATCCGAGCGGTTCGACGGCGCGTCTGGGCGGCATGATCGGTTTCGTCGACGGCACCGTGCACCATCAGGACATTCGACGTGCGCTGAACCGACCGCGCACCATCCCCGCCGATCGTCTCGCCCGCACCCTGCCGCTGCTTCCCGGCAACCCTCGACTCGGGGCGGGCCGCCGAATCCGGGGGCTTCGATTGCGCGCGACCGACCTCGACCGAACCCACGGGGAGGGCGCGGAGGTGACTGGGTCGGGGGAGGCGCTGATGATGGCGATGACGGGTCGACCCGCGGCGCTCGCAGATCTCGACGGCCCCGGCAAAGCGATTCTCGGGCAGCGCCTCTGAGTTCGACGAGCGCGCAGTGTGGTACGCAAAAAGTGCAGAAGACCGTACGTAGGTGAGCGCTCGCGGACGCTACACCGCGGCGCGGCCGGTGACCGGCGGAAGATCCTTGAGCGTCACGATGCCCGGCGGGGCCGCCACCACTGCAGGCACGGCGTTGGTCACCGGCATCGCGGTGTAGATCATTCCCAGCCCCATGAAGCCGGGCTCGGTCCAGTCCTTCGGCGGCAGGCAGTGCAGCACGGTGCGCATGTTGGGCATTCCGAACACCTGGATGACGTGCCCGTGTTCGAGCGGCTTGGGCGGGGTGACGTGCTCACCCATGATCCAGTTGAATCCGACGCTGACGACGTTCTTCTCGCCTACCCAGCCGCGGTGATAACCGTGGACACCCGCGACGGTGCCTTCGGGAATCTGCATGAACCCGAGATCGGAGTCACCGGTGGCCGCGGTGAACGTGACGTCGAAGGTCATCCGGTCGAGCTCGGCGCCGATCGCCTCGGCCATCATCGCCGCCGACTCGGCGAACACCTCGCTCTCGCGCCGTACACTCTCGGCCAGTCCCGGCGTCTGCGGATCCTGTGAGAATCCCATCGCGATCTGCGTTCCCGCCGATTCGTACGTCGAGCAGTCCACCGACTCGGTGATGCGGATCTCGTCGACGCGTTCACAGGCGCCCGACAACACCATCCCCACCATATTGCTCATGCCGGGGTGCGCTCCGCTGCCGAAGATCGTCGAATTGCCTTTCTCGCAGGCCTTTCGGATGCGGTCGAGGTCTTCGGGGGACTGCTTGCCGCCGGTGATCCAGGCGGCGCTCGAGCAGACGTTGACCCCGGCCTCGAGCAGCCGGGTCAGCTCGTCGATGTCGGGCCACAGCGGGTTGTAGCAGCAGGCGTCGGGATGTTGGGCCAGCAGCGCGTCGATGTCGTTGGTGGCCGTCACACCGGTGGGTTCGGGCCAGCCCGCCAGTTCGGCGGCGTCGACGCCGACCTTGTCCGCGCCGTGGGCGTAGACGCCGACCAGCTCCATGTCATCGCGTCCGATGATCGCGTGCAGGGACCGACGGCCGATGTTGCCGGTGGTCCACTGGATGACACGAAGTGGCCGCTGCGGTGTCGTCACGAATCTCCTTGGTGTCAACGTGATCACATGTGGGTGCCGCCGTCGATGCGGACTTCGGTGCCGGTGACGAAGTACGCTTCCGGCGCCGCCAGCATGGCCACCACGGCGGCCACCGCGTCGGGCTTGGCGAACATACCGTCGCCGTCGACCGGCAGCGTCGGCAGGATCTTGCCGAACAGCGTGTAGTCGGCGTCTGCCGGAAGGCCCGGCCCGACACTCTGGCCGGATTGCCCTGTGCCGTCGGTCATTCCCGAGGAGATCGAGCCGGGCTGCACACAGTTGAACCGGATGCCCTCCTTGCTGAACTCCAGCGCCAACGTGTGCGTCATCGCCTGGATGCCGCCCTTGGACGCCGCGTACGCCGACATGTACGGGTGTGCGAAGTTCGCCGACGTCGAACTGAAGTTGACGACCGCGGGCGCAGTGCCGTTGCGCAGCGCGGGCAGGGCTTCGCGGATGACGAGGAACGTCCCGATGAGGTTGATGCGCAGGACGTGCTCGAAGTCGGCGAGCGTGGTGTCGGCCAGATGTGCCGACCGCAGAATGCCCGCGGCGTTGACGAGTGCGTCCAGCCCGCCCATCGCCGCGACGGCGGCCGACAGCGCGGCGACCACAGAATCCTCGCTGCCGACGTCCATCACCACGGTGGTGAGCCGGCCGCCCGTCTCGGTGGCCTTGGCCTCGGTGTCGGCCAGTCCGGACTGGCTGACGTCGGCGGCGACGACGGTGCCGCCCTCGTCGAGAATCCGCAGGACCGTGGCCTGGCCGATGCCCGACCCGGCTCCGGTGATCATCACCCGGCGGTTGGTGAATCGCTGCAACATCGCCATCGGTGGAATGGTAGTGCGTCGGCGGGATTCCGGGCCTATTCCGGGTCGGGCCCGGCGAGGTCGCCCCGCTCAGACTCCAGTGCCTCGGTCTCTGCGGGCAGCGACAGTGCCACGCCGAGCGCCAGGAAGAACAGAATGAACAGCGGCCCGCCGAGGTACAAGTTCATCGGCCCACCCGGGGAGATGAAGCTTCCCGGCGGTCCGATGATGGTGATCGTCTCGATGAGCTGTTCGACGGCGAAGACTGCGGCGACGATGCCGAGCCAGTGTGGGAATCGCCCTTCTTTGGCGGCCAACAAGATTGGTGCGGAAACCATGATGTTGGCCACGGTGAGGACGGGTCCCGACATCGCGACCACGTCGGTGATCGCCCGCGCGGTTCCGGAGCCGAGCTCGCCGGGATGCAGCGCCAGTCCGGCGGTGAACCACGTCGCGATGCCGATCTGGACGAGGACGACGGCGGAGCCGATCGTGAACACGAAAGCGTACGGGCCCGCCAGCCGGTCCCGAGCGTGGCCGAGGACCACCACCAGTGCCAGCGAGCCGAACGCCAGCAACAGGGCCTGGGTCCGCAGTGCACTGGCGTGCTCGTTGATGTGGGCGACGAGGTCGAGGCCCGGCCGGTCGATGCCGGGCTGCGCGGGAACCGTCAGCAGCGCAACCGCGTAGAGCACCGCGAACGCGATGGCAGCGACCATCGGCACTCGACGATCCACAGCAACACTGTAGACATCCGCGTTATCCCCAACGCTCATTTCATCCACAGGGCGCGTCGCCGGCCGCCACTGGCGCCTGTCGTCGTCGGCGTTCGTGCCTAACTTTTCAACCATGCGAACCGAATTGCCCGCCGAGAGGCTGCAGCGCCGGCTCGGTGCCGAGGTGGAGCCCGACACCGACGACGATCATCGTCGGCCGGACACGTCGCTGACCCGCTGGCTGCCCGACACCACGGGCAACGGCCCCGCGGGCTGGATCGGCGCCGCGCGTGCCGATCCCGGTCGAGCCGGTGTCATCGCGCTGGCCGGCATCGGTGTGCTCGCGCTGTTGATCACGGTTTTCGTGCTGGTGCGTGACGACACTCCGGTGGTGACCGCCGCCAAACTGCCACCGGTGCAGATGGTTTCGTCGGCGAGCCC contains:
- a CDS encoding DegV family protein; this encodes MSVVVVTDSSARLTPDELKQWDIRQVPLHVLVDLIDLRDGIDEVPYDIHEVPRASTAGATPADLAQTYRQALRDSGGDGVVAVHLSAALSSSYSSAVQAAREFGSSVRVVNSRSAAMGVGFTAVAAARAAATGSDLDTVESLARSAVQRTHAFIVVHRLDNLRRSGRIGAAASWLGTALSVKPLLSLDVDGRLVLDQRIRTTSRAHAAMVDRVADLVEDRPASIAVHHVDNHDGADEVGAALTDRLPQLEMLAVRDMGPVLSIHLGTGAIGVVVQLAE
- a CDS encoding SDR family NAD(P)-dependent oxidoreductase; this translates as MAMLQRFTNRRVMITGAGSGIGQATVLRILDEGGTVVAADVSQSGLADTEAKATETGGRLTTVVMDVGSEDSVVAALSAAVAAMGGLDALVNAAGILRSAHLADTTLADFEHVLRINLIGTFLVIREALPALRNGTAPAVVNFSSTSANFAHPYMSAYAASKGGIQAMTHTLALEFSKEGIRFNCVQPGSISSGMTDGTGQSGQSVGPGLPADADYTLFGKILPTLPVDGDGMFAKPDAVAAVVAMLAAPEAYFVTGTEVRIDGGTHM
- a CDS encoding NAD(P)H-dependent amine dehydrogenase family protein, whose amino-acid sequence is MTTPQRPLRVIQWTTGNIGRRSLHAIIGRDDMELVGVYAHGADKVGVDAAELAGWPEPTGVTATNDIDALLAQHPDACCYNPLWPDIDELTRLLEAGVNVCSSAAWITGGKQSPEDLDRIRKACEKGNSTIFGSGAHPGMSNMVGMVLSGACERVDEIRITESVDCSTYESAGTQIAMGFSQDPQTPGLAESVRRESEVFAESAAMMAEAIGAELDRMTFDVTFTAATGDSDLGFMQIPEGTVAGVHGYHRGWVGEKNVVSVGFNWIMGEHVTPPKPLEHGHVIQVFGMPNMRTVLHCLPPKDWTEPGFMGLGMIYTAMPVTNAVPAVVAAPPGIVTLKDLPPVTGRAAV